In Halobacteria archaeon AArc-dxtr1, the sequence ACGACGGCGGGATCGTTCTGCCGGAAGACGTGATCCGGGAGGATCCGGAACCGGGCGGGTCGGATGATGTTCTCCAAGATCGTATCCTGCTGGGAGCGCTCGAGTTCGTCGACAAAATCGGTGTACTCCTCGACCAGCTGGTAGATGACCTGGTCGGTAAAGATCCGGACGTCGTCGAGTTCGGCGCGCTGCTCGGCGTCTGCGAGGACGTCGACATTGAATCCGAGAATCACTTGCTGTTTGGTGTCGTCGGCCGTGGAGGCGATCGAGACGTCTCGCGGGGCGATATCGCCGACCTCCGCGCGGACGATCGGGATCTCGGCCTCGCCCAGCGCGTCGGCCATCGCCTCCAGGCTGCCGAGCGTGTCGGCTTTGACCACGACACCCTCCTCGTCGGTGTCGACCGCGATGTCGGCGAGTTCGCTCTCGACTTCTCGGATGACGTCGGCTAGGTCCCGGTTGCGGACGACCCGAACCGGCGCGCCGGCCATCGCGTCCTCGAGGTCGGGTGCGGCGACCTTGATCCCGGCCGCAGCGCTGACTTCCTCGACCTGTTCGAACCGGCTCTCAGTGCGGATTTCGGCGAGCGGGCGGGGCTGGAGCAACGCCCGGACCTCGGTGACGATCGGCTCGTTCTGGCCGCCGACGACGAGGTGGTCGTCGGCTCGGATCGTCCCGTCGTAGAGGACGATGTCGACCGTCGCCCCGAAGCCCTTCTCCTCTTTGACTTCGAGGACGGTGCCGACGCCGGGGCCACCGATGTCGATCTCCATCTCCTCTTTCATATAGCGCTGGGAGAGGCCCATCATGACCGCGAGCAGGTCCGGAACGCCCTCGCCGGTCATCGCCGAAACGGGGACGACGCCGACGTTGCGCTGGAAGTTCTGGACCCGCCAGTAGAGGTCCGCGGAAAAGCCCTCGTCTGAAAGCTGGCCGATAATCTCGTAGAGACTCTCGTCGAGTCGGGAGCGTGCCCGGTCGGACTGGGCCTCGTAGGTTTCGGTGACCGGGGCGTCCTCGTTGGGGTTCCAGCCGGGGACGGTGTCGATCTTGTTGGCGGCGACGATAAACGGCGTCTCCGAGCGCTTCAAGATGTCGAGCGCCTCGACGGTCTGGGGCTGGAAGCCGTCGTTGACGTCGACGACGAGGACGGCGATATCCGCGAGGGCGCCCCCGCGCGAGCGAAGCGTCGTAAATGAGTGATGCCCGGGCGTGTCGATAAAGAGCAGGCCGGGAAGGTCGAAGTCGTCCGGGTTGACGAGGTCGCCGGCGATCTCGGAGACGACGTCTAGGGGGACGGCCGTCGCGCCGATGTGCTGGGTGATCGCGCCCGCTTCGCCCTCGATGACCGCCGAGCCGCGGACGGTGTCGAGGAGGCTCGTCTTGCCGTGATCGACGTGGCCGAGAACGGCGACGATCGGCGTCCGCAAAGAGCCGGGGTCGTGCGTGTCCGAATGGGAATCAGTGTCCGACATGGTAATCCACCCGAGAAGGTCTTGCCTAGATCGACCGGAGGGCCATAGTTAAACCCATCGTCACGCCTCAGAGCGGAGCGGACGGGCTCACGCACCGAATCGGGACAGAAAACGCCACGCACCGAACGAAGATGGGGAACACCCGGTCGGGAAGGCGCTCGCCGATCGGTCGGCGACACGACAGCTAATTGACCGCCTCCATGGTATTTATTAGCGACTAGTCTGAACGGGTATGCATGAGCGACATACTCGCCGAAAACCTCTCGGGGAAGGCCGTCATGGGCTCGGACGGAACCGAACTGGGGTTGCTCTACAACATCACGATGGACCTGAAATCCGGCCGCCTTCACGACCTCGTCATCGATCCCGACGAGGAACTCAGAGACCAAGCTATCGAGATCGAACACGACGACAACGGCCGATTTCGTGTTCCCGTCAGTAACGTTCAAGCGGTAAAAGACTACATCGTCGTCCAGCGCTAACGGTATGTACATTCTCGATTCGTCGGCGTTTATTCACGACTTTCACACGACAGAACGGACGGCGACGATCCCGCTCGTCCGCGAGGAACTGCAAGACGAGAGCGCCTACCGGTACGACGCGATGGAGGGCTCGGGGATGCACGTCCACATCCCGAACGAGGACACGACCGAGAAGGTCGAGCGGGCCGCCCGGGAGTCGGGCGACCTGGAGGTCCTCTCAGAGACCG encodes:
- a CDS encoding PRC-barrel domain-containing protein; translated protein: MSDILAENLSGKAVMGSDGTELGLLYNITMDLKSGRLHDLVIDPDEELRDQAIEIEHDDNGRFRVPVSNVQAVKDYIVVQR
- the infB gene encoding translation initiation factor IF-2; translation: MSDTDSHSDTHDPGSLRTPIVAVLGHVDHGKTSLLDTVRGSAVIEGEAGAITQHIGATAVPLDVVSEIAGDLVNPDDFDLPGLLFIDTPGHHSFTTLRSRGGALADIAVLVVDVNDGFQPQTVEALDILKRSETPFIVAANKIDTVPGWNPNEDAPVTETYEAQSDRARSRLDESLYEIIGQLSDEGFSADLYWRVQNFQRNVGVVPVSAMTGEGVPDLLAVMMGLSQRYMKEEMEIDIGGPGVGTVLEVKEEKGFGATVDIVLYDGTIRADDHLVVGGQNEPIVTEVRALLQPRPLAEIRTESRFEQVEEVSAAAGIKVAAPDLEDAMAGAPVRVVRNRDLADVIREVESELADIAVDTDEEGVVVKADTLGSLEAMADALGEAEIPIVRAEVGDIAPRDVSIASTADDTKQQVILGFNVDVLADAEQRAELDDVRIFTDQVIYQLVEEYTDFVDELERSQQDTILENIIRPARFRILPDHVFRQNDPAVVGVEVNSGTIQTNAHVLKWEGNESTRVGQVKGIQEQGDDVSEARAGNRVSVAIDGPTVGRQIEEDDELWIEVPEKHAKILEQELTDEIPGDELEALNMFLEKHRKRDPFWGK